From Micrococcus porci, one genomic window encodes:
- a CDS encoding thymidine phosphorylase gives MPAQPAAPEAFDAIEVIRLKRDGHRLDPERIDWVVDAYTRGVVAPEQMSALAMAILLNGMDREEIARWTAAMIASGERMDFSGLSAPDGRRLATADKHSTGGVGDKITLPLAPLVASYGVAVPQLSGRGLGHTGGTLDKLESIPGWRADLTNDQMMRQLGEVGAVVCAAGAGLAPADKKLYALRDVTGTVEAIPLIASSIMSKKIAEGTGALVLDVKCGSGAFMKDEASARELARTMVDLGRDAGVDTSALLTDMSVPLGLTAGNALEVRESVEVLAGGGPADVVELTVELARAMLAGAGVTDVDPAENLANGKAMDVWHRMIQAQGGDSHAELPAARHQETVTADADGVLTELDAMAVGLAAWRLGAGRERQGEPVQAGAGVELHARPGDAVRAGQPLMTLHTDTPERFDRARAALAGGWAVTAADEAEAAALRSRSVILDRIG, from the coding sequence ATGCCCGCCCAGCCCGCCGCTCCCGAGGCCTTCGACGCCATCGAGGTCATCCGCCTCAAGCGGGACGGCCACCGGCTGGACCCCGAGCGCATCGACTGGGTGGTGGACGCGTACACGCGCGGCGTCGTCGCCCCCGAGCAGATGTCCGCCCTGGCCATGGCCATCCTCCTCAACGGCATGGACCGGGAGGAGATCGCCCGCTGGACGGCCGCGATGATCGCCTCGGGCGAGCGCATGGACTTCTCCGGCCTCTCCGCCCCCGACGGGCGCCGCCTGGCCACCGCGGACAAGCACTCCACCGGCGGCGTGGGGGACAAGATCACCCTGCCCCTGGCGCCCCTCGTGGCGTCCTACGGCGTGGCGGTGCCCCAGCTCTCCGGCCGGGGCCTCGGCCACACGGGCGGCACCCTGGACAAGCTGGAGTCCATCCCGGGCTGGCGCGCAGACCTCACGAACGACCAGATGATGCGCCAGCTCGGCGAGGTGGGCGCCGTGGTCTGCGCGGCCGGCGCGGGCCTGGCCCCGGCGGACAAGAAGCTCTACGCGCTCCGGGACGTCACGGGCACCGTGGAGGCCATCCCGCTGATCGCCTCCTCGATCATGTCCAAGAAGATCGCCGAGGGCACCGGCGCCCTCGTGCTGGACGTCAAGTGCGGATCCGGCGCGTTCATGAAGGACGAGGCCTCCGCCCGCGAGCTGGCCCGCACCATGGTGGACCTGGGCCGCGACGCCGGCGTGGACACCTCCGCGCTGCTCACCGACATGTCCGTGCCGCTGGGCCTCACCGCCGGCAACGCCCTCGAGGTCCGCGAGTCCGTGGAGGTGCTCGCCGGGGGCGGGCCCGCCGACGTCGTGGAGCTCACCGTGGAGCTGGCCCGTGCGATGCTCGCCGGCGCGGGCGTCACGGACGTGGACCCGGCGGAGAACCTGGCCAACGGCAAGGCCATGGACGTGTGGCACCGCATGATCCAGGCGCAGGGCGGCGACTCGCACGCCGAGCTGCCGGCGGCCCGCCACCAGGAGACCGTCACCGCGGACGCGGACGGCGTGCTCACCGAGCTGGACGCCATGGCCGTCGGGCTGGCCGCGTGGCGCCTGGGCGCCGGCCGCGAGCGCCAGGGCGAGCCCGTGCAGGCCGGCGCCGGCGTCGAGCTGCACGCGCGCCCCGGTGACGCCGTGCGGGCCGGGCAGCCGCTCATGACCCTGCACACGGACACACCGGAGCGGTTCGACCGCGCCCGCGCGGCCCTCGCCGGCGGCTGGGCCGTCACCGCCGCAGACGAGGCCGAGGCCGCCGCGCTGCGCTCCCGCTCGGTGATCCTGGACCGGATCGGCTGA
- a CDS encoding cytidine deaminase produces MTGTTTPPACAAPVAEADWDRLRAAAADAMERAYAPYSGFRVGAAALTEDGRLVSGCNVENAAYGVALCAECALVGQLHMTGGGRLRAFLCVGGDGRLITPCGRCRQLLWEFRAPGLAVLTAAGVTTVEALLPEAFGPDALEA; encoded by the coding sequence ATGACCGGCACGACGACGCCGCCCGCCTGCGCCGCCCCCGTGGCCGAGGCCGACTGGGACCGGCTGCGCGCGGCCGCGGCCGACGCGATGGAGCGTGCGTACGCCCCCTACTCGGGGTTCCGGGTGGGGGCCGCGGCGCTCACCGAGGACGGCCGCCTGGTGAGCGGCTGCAACGTGGAGAACGCCGCCTACGGCGTGGCCCTGTGCGCCGAGTGCGCGCTCGTGGGGCAGCTGCACATGACGGGCGGGGGCCGGCTGCGGGCCTTCCTGTGCGTGGGCGGTGACGGCCGGCTCATCACCCCGTGCGGGCGCTGCCGGCAGCTGCTCTGGGAGTTCCGCGCGCCGGGGCTGGCCGTGCTCACGGCGGCCGGCGTCACCACCGTCGAGGCGCTCCTGCCCGAGGCGTTCGGCCCCGACGCCCTGGAGGCCTGA
- a CDS encoding ABC transporter permease: MSTAAPARESATPSERAGAASSGVVVRHWSTPVLLSVFTLVSLVVFALGASDSTAVFRISEASDAVRLPDLLADPAVTGWALTAVMAAITAAAWVLTLRGRRLPGWAAGLFALAFTAAFLVWVVGAATNNEVFLTGLIAGSFTLAVPLIFGSMAGILSERSGVVNIAIEGQLLAGAFMAAVVGSLTGSPWAGLGAAIVAGVLVSWLLAVFSIRYLVNQVIVGVVLNVLVAGLTNFLFSTVLTADSDLNAPPRFPDLRIPLLADIPVIGPILFDQTILGYLMYAIVALLWFGLFRTRWGLRVRAVGEHPKAADTVGIDVNRTRYVNVLLGGAVAGMGGAFFTLVSASSFSKEMTAGQGFIALAAVIFGRWNPIGAFFAALLFGFATNMQFVFAILGTPVPSPFMAMLPYLVTVFAVAGLVGRSRGPAAAGEPYVKE, translated from the coding sequence GTGAGCACCGCAGCACCCGCGCGCGAGAGCGCGACCCCGTCCGAGCGGGCCGGCGCCGCGTCCTCCGGCGTGGTGGTCCGCCACTGGAGCACCCCCGTCCTGCTGAGCGTGTTCACGCTCGTCTCCCTAGTGGTCTTCGCGCTGGGCGCCTCGGACTCCACGGCGGTGTTCCGCATCTCCGAGGCCTCCGACGCGGTCCGGCTGCCGGACCTCTTGGCCGACCCGGCCGTGACCGGCTGGGCGCTCACCGCCGTCATGGCCGCGATCACTGCGGCGGCATGGGTCCTGACCCTGCGCGGGCGACGTCTGCCCGGCTGGGCCGCGGGCCTGTTCGCCCTGGCCTTCACGGCCGCGTTCCTGGTGTGGGTGGTGGGCGCCGCGACCAACAACGAGGTGTTCCTCACCGGCCTGATCGCCGGCTCCTTCACCCTGGCCGTGCCGCTGATCTTCGGCTCCATGGCCGGCATCCTGTCCGAGCGCTCCGGCGTGGTGAACATCGCGATCGAGGGCCAGCTCCTGGCCGGCGCGTTCATGGCGGCCGTCGTCGGCTCCCTCACCGGCTCCCCGTGGGCCGGCCTCGGTGCGGCGATCGTGGCCGGCGTGCTGGTGTCCTGGCTGCTGGCGGTGTTCTCCATCAGGTACCTGGTGAACCAGGTCATCGTCGGCGTCGTGCTGAACGTGCTGGTGGCCGGCCTGACGAACTTCCTGTTCTCCACCGTGCTCACCGCGGACTCGGACCTGAACGCGCCGCCGCGCTTCCCGGACCTGCGCATCCCCCTGCTCGCGGACATCCCGGTCATCGGGCCGATCCTCTTCGACCAGACGATCCTGGGCTACCTGATGTACGCGATCGTGGCCCTGCTGTGGTTCGGCCTGTTCCGCACCCGCTGGGGCCTGCGCGTGCGCGCCGTGGGCGAGCATCCGAAGGCCGCGGACACCGTGGGCATCGACGTGAACCGCACCCGCTACGTCAACGTGCTGCTCGGCGGCGCGGTGGCGGGCATGGGCGGCGCGTTCTTCACGCTGGTCTCCGCGTCCTCGTTCTCCAAGGAGATGACGGCGGGCCAGGGCTTCATCGCCCTCGCCGCGGTGATCTTCGGCCGGTGGAACCCGATCGGCGCGTTCTTCGCGGCGCTGCTGTTCGGCTTCGCGACCAACATGCAGTTCGTGTTCGCGATCCTGGGCACCCCGGTGCCCAGCCCGTTCATGGCCATGCTCCCGTACCTGGTGACGGTGTTCGCCGTGGCCGGCCTGGTGGGACGCTCCCGCGGCCCGGCCGCCGCGGGCGAGCCGTACGTGAAGGAGTGA
- a CDS encoding ABC transporter permease: MSTAVASRPAGARTQEDGSALRRLASSNGAVTVLAVLLSLVISAVLIVVTDEDVQDAAGYLFARPQDALTAAWKAVSGAYAALFRGAVFNYEADTFTDMVRPLTETLTVATPLIIISLGVAVAFRAGLFNIGGQGQFIFGAMVATWTAVHLPLPFGLHLLVVLLAGVVGGVLWGAVVGVLKAWTGAHEVILTIMLNYVAVNVLAYLLNTPVLRRAGTTNPVSEFLPESGMFPKLLGDGYRLHWGFVLALLVTAFTWWLMSRSTLGFRLRAVGANPAAARTAGMSVKGTYVAAMAISGGLAGLAGMTHVSGTENALNTSVAGSYGFDAITVALLGRSNPVGVLFAGLLFGALRAGGVTMQTETGVPIDIVLVVQSMIVLFIAAPPLVRGLFRLPAPGAARARRTADVVTQPAVAGAAVPGAAGLASVPSAQTQDAAATAVAADPADPVAGTGPHREKGQDL, translated from the coding sequence ATGAGCACCGCCGTGGCTTCGCGCCCCGCCGGGGCGCGCACGCAGGAGGACGGCTCCGCTCTACGGCGCCTGGCCTCCTCCAACGGGGCGGTCACCGTGCTGGCCGTCCTGCTCTCCCTCGTCATCTCGGCCGTGCTGATCGTCGTCACGGACGAGGACGTCCAGGACGCCGCGGGCTACCTGTTCGCCCGCCCGCAGGACGCGCTGACCGCGGCCTGGAAGGCGGTCTCCGGGGCGTACGCCGCGCTGTTCCGCGGCGCGGTCTTCAACTACGAGGCCGACACGTTCACGGACATGGTCCGCCCGCTGACGGAGACGCTGACGGTGGCCACCCCGCTGATCATCATCTCCCTCGGCGTGGCCGTGGCCTTCCGGGCCGGCCTGTTCAACATCGGCGGCCAGGGCCAGTTCATCTTCGGCGCCATGGTCGCCACCTGGACGGCCGTGCACCTTCCCCTGCCGTTCGGCCTGCACCTGCTCGTCGTCCTGCTGGCCGGCGTCGTGGGCGGCGTCCTCTGGGGCGCCGTGGTGGGCGTGCTCAAGGCCTGGACCGGCGCGCACGAGGTGATCCTCACGATCATGCTCAACTACGTGGCCGTCAACGTCCTGGCGTACCTGCTGAACACGCCGGTGCTGCGCCGGGCCGGCACCACCAACCCGGTCTCCGAGTTCCTCCCGGAGAGCGGCATGTTCCCGAAGCTGCTCGGCGACGGGTACCGCCTCCACTGGGGCTTCGTGCTCGCCCTGCTCGTCACGGCGTTCACCTGGTGGCTCATGTCCCGCTCGACGCTGGGATTCCGCCTGCGCGCGGTGGGCGCCAACCCGGCAGCCGCCCGCACCGCGGGCATGTCCGTCAAGGGCACCTACGTGGCCGCGATGGCCATCTCGGGCGGCCTGGCGGGCCTGGCCGGCATGACGCACGTCTCCGGCACGGAGAACGCGCTGAACACCTCGGTGGCCGGCTCCTACGGCTTCGACGCGATCACCGTGGCCCTCCTGGGCCGCTCCAACCCGGTGGGCGTGCTGTTCGCGGGCCTGCTCTTCGGCGCCCTGCGCGCCGGCGGGGTGACCATGCAGACAGAGACCGGTGTGCCGATCGACATCGTGCTCGTGGTCCAGTCGATGATCGTGCTGTTCATCGCGGCCCCGCCGCTCGTGCGCGGCCTGTTCCGCCTGCCCGCCCCGGGCGCGGCGCGGGCACGCCGCACCGCCGACGTCGTCACCCAGCCGGCCGTGGCCGGCGCCGCGGTCCCCGGCGCGGCCGGCCTGGCCTCCGTGCCGTCCGCCCAGACCCAGGACGCCGCCGCGACCGCCGTCGCGGCCGACCCCGCGGATCCCGTCGCCGGGACCGGCCCGCACCGTGAGAAGGGACAGGACCTGTGA
- a CDS encoding ABC transporter ATP-binding protein, whose protein sequence is MKLELRGITKRFGSFAANEDVNLTVESGRVHTLLGENGAGKSTLMNVLFGLYEPTEGQILLDGEPVAFSGPGEAMRAGIGMVHQHFMLVPVFTVAENVALGDEHTRGAGVLDLEATRRKIREISDAYGFDVDPDAVVEDLPVGVQQRVEIIKALVRDARILILDEPTAVLTPQETDELLAIIRQLRADGTAIVFISHKLREVKAISDDITVLRRGRVVGTADPSASAAELASLMVGRDVVLNRRKTAPQLGEETFRVEHLTVVSPTGQVLVDDVSFGIRQGEVLAVAGVQGNGQTELTEAIMGLQAKAAGSIRLDGRELLGRSTRQIIHAGVGYVPEDRSTDGLVGSFSVAENMVLNRFDVAPAGSAVQLRPRAVRELAERRVEEFDVRTQGVDVPVSSLSGGNQQKVVMARELVDGLRLFIASQPTRGVDVGSIEFLHDRIIAERDAGTPVLIVSTELDEVRELADRIAVMYHGRIVDIVPGDASREHLGLLMAGQTAEDTHQEGARA, encoded by the coding sequence ATGAAGCTCGAGCTGCGCGGCATCACCAAGCGCTTCGGCTCCTTCGCCGCCAACGAGGACGTGAACCTGACCGTGGAGTCGGGGCGCGTGCACACGCTGCTGGGCGAGAACGGCGCCGGCAAGTCCACCCTCATGAACGTCCTCTTCGGGCTCTACGAGCCCACCGAGGGCCAGATCCTGCTCGACGGCGAGCCCGTCGCCTTCTCCGGCCCGGGCGAGGCGATGCGCGCCGGCATCGGCATGGTCCACCAGCACTTCATGCTGGTGCCCGTGTTCACCGTGGCGGAGAACGTCGCCCTCGGCGACGAGCACACCCGTGGCGCCGGCGTCCTGGACCTCGAGGCCACCCGCCGGAAGATCCGCGAGATCTCCGACGCCTACGGCTTCGACGTGGACCCCGACGCCGTGGTCGAGGACCTCCCCGTGGGCGTGCAGCAGCGCGTGGAGATCATCAAGGCCCTGGTGCGCGACGCGCGGATCCTCATCCTCGACGAGCCGACCGCCGTCCTCACCCCGCAGGAGACGGACGAGCTGCTGGCGATCATCCGCCAGCTGCGCGCGGACGGCACGGCGATCGTCTTCATCTCCCACAAGCTGCGCGAGGTCAAGGCGATCTCCGACGACATCACCGTGCTGCGCCGCGGCCGCGTGGTGGGCACCGCCGACCCCTCGGCCTCCGCGGCCGAGCTGGCCTCGCTGATGGTGGGCCGCGACGTCGTCCTGAACCGCCGGAAGACCGCGCCGCAGCTCGGCGAGGAGACGTTCCGCGTGGAGCACCTGACCGTGGTCTCCCCGACCGGCCAGGTGCTCGTGGACGACGTCTCCTTCGGCATCCGCCAGGGCGAGGTCCTCGCCGTGGCCGGCGTGCAGGGCAACGGCCAGACCGAGCTCACCGAGGCCATCATGGGCCTGCAGGCCAAGGCCGCCGGCTCGATCCGCCTCGACGGGCGCGAGCTGCTCGGCCGCTCGACCCGCCAGATCATCCACGCCGGCGTCGGCTACGTCCCCGAGGACCGCTCCACCGATGGCCTCGTCGGCAGTTTCTCCGTGGCGGAGAACATGGTCCTGAACCGGTTCGACGTCGCCCCCGCCGGCTCCGCCGTGCAGCTGCGCCCCCGCGCCGTCCGGGAACTCGCCGAGCGCCGCGTGGAGGAGTTCGACGTCCGCACCCAGGGTGTGGACGTGCCCGTCTCCTCCCTCTCGGGCGGCAACCAGCAGAAGGTGGTGATGGCCCGCGAGCTCGTGGACGGGCTGCGCCTGTTCATCGCCTCGCAGCCGACGCGCGGCGTGGACGTGGGCTCGATCGAGTTCCTCCACGACCGGATCATCGCCGAGCGCGACGCCGGCACCCCCGTGCTGATCGTCTCCACCGAGCTGGACGAGGTCCGCGAGCTCGCCGACCGGATCGCCGTGATGTACCACGGCCGCATCGTGGACATCGTGCCCGGGGACGCCTCGCGCGAGCACCTGGGCCTGCTCATGGCGGGCCAGACCGCCGAGGACACCCACCAGGAAGGAGCCCGGGCATGA
- a CDS encoding BMP family lipoprotein: MGIVSPLAGRRRLAVPAALLSSGLLLAGCGAPPAENSGSASGSGAAVSADAAAGSDNKDYKSCIVSDAGGFDDRSFNQSSYEGLKAAEEAYGIETNKAESKDASEFTPNVNAQVNAQCDSIIGVGYMLGDTIKPIAQKNPDIHFLGVDVTADGFSDNVKKLTYDTAQAAFLAGYVSAGMTKTGTVATYGGMEIPTVTVFMDGFAAGVEHYNEVKGKDVKVLGWDREAKTGSFTGDFDNQANGKTNTANFINQGADIVMPVAGPVGLGTLDAVKEANAGGKSVAVVWPDSDGYESTKDGALILTSVVKNMGQSVSDVIGQDLKGEFSADPYVGTLENKGVELAPFHDFDSKVPQELKDEVQTLQEDIISGKVKVDSEYSPKS, encoded by the coding sequence ATGGGCATCGTCTCCCCCCTGGCCGGCCGTCGCCGCCTCGCCGTCCCCGCCGCCCTGCTCAGCTCCGGCCTGCTCCTGGCCGGCTGCGGCGCCCCGCCCGCCGAGAACTCCGGCTCGGCCTCCGGCTCCGGCGCCGCGGTCTCCGCGGACGCGGCCGCCGGCTCCGACAACAAGGACTACAAGTCCTGCATCGTCTCCGACGCCGGCGGCTTCGACGACCGCTCCTTCAACCAGTCCTCCTACGAGGGCCTGAAGGCCGCCGAGGAGGCCTACGGCATCGAGACCAACAAGGCCGAGTCCAAGGACGCCTCCGAGTTCACCCCCAACGTGAACGCCCAGGTCAACGCCCAGTGCGACTCGATCATCGGCGTCGGCTACATGCTGGGCGACACGATCAAGCCGATCGCGCAGAAGAACCCGGACATCCACTTCCTCGGCGTCGACGTCACCGCGGACGGCTTCTCCGACAACGTGAAGAAGCTGACCTACGACACCGCCCAGGCCGCGTTCCTGGCCGGCTACGTCTCCGCCGGCATGACGAAGACCGGCACCGTCGCCACCTACGGCGGCATGGAGATCCCCACCGTCACCGTCTTCATGGACGGCTTCGCGGCCGGCGTCGAGCACTACAACGAGGTCAAGGGCAAGGACGTCAAGGTCCTCGGCTGGGACCGCGAGGCCAAGACCGGCTCCTTCACCGGCGACTTCGACAACCAGGCCAACGGCAAGACCAACACCGCCAACTTCATCAACCAGGGCGCGGACATCGTCATGCCCGTCGCCGGCCCCGTGGGCCTGGGCACCCTGGACGCCGTGAAGGAGGCCAACGCCGGCGGCAAGTCCGTCGCCGTGGTGTGGCCGGACTCCGACGGCTACGAGTCCACCAAGGACGGCGCCCTGATCCTCACCTCCGTGGTGAAGAACATGGGCCAGTCCGTCTCCGACGTGATCGGCCAGGACCTCAAGGGCGAGTTCTCCGCGGATCCCTACGTGGGCACCCTGGAGAACAAGGGCGTCGAGCTGGCACCGTTCCACGACTTCGACTCCAAGGTCCCGCAGGAGCTCAAGGACGAGGTCCAGACCCTGCAGGAGGACATCATCTCCGGCAAGGTGAAGGTCGACTCCGAGTACTCCCCGAAGTCCTGA
- a CDS encoding amidohydrolase — protein MTTSESVVTGTAPRLAPPSVAPVVQQLEEHVTAFRRDVHRHPELSYEEYRTTDLIVETLAEYGLNPVRLEGTGAYVDLGEGPVVLGLRADIDALPVEEETGLPYVSVNDGVAHACGHDMHTAVMLGTALTLGRILRGAAPTAELRAVGERARGRVRVIFQPAEERLPGGSLAVIRQGVLEGVPRVLAAHCDPHFDVGTIGTRIGAITSAADTIRITLTGRGGHTSRPHLTEDMVFALSQIAVNVPAVLSRRIDVRSAVSVVWGQIAAGSAPNAIDNTGYLAGTMRCLDAGVWEEAGALLDEVVTQVASPYGVQVQLEHIRGVPPVDNAEAETALIEDAARRELGAHAIALTPQSMGGEDFAWMTQKVPGAMLRLGTRTPGGPTYDLHRGDYAPDERAIGVGMRVFAAAALDVLAGPAR, from the coding sequence ATGACCACCTCCGAGTCCGTCGTCACGGGGACGGCGCCGCGCCTCGCCCCGCCCTCCGTCGCGCCCGTCGTGCAGCAGCTGGAGGAGCACGTCACCGCGTTCCGGCGGGATGTGCACCGGCACCCCGAGCTCTCCTACGAGGAGTACCGCACGACGGACCTGATCGTGGAGACCCTTGCGGAATACGGCCTCAACCCCGTCCGCCTCGAGGGCACCGGCGCCTACGTGGACCTGGGGGAGGGGCCGGTCGTCCTGGGGCTGCGCGCGGACATCGACGCGCTGCCCGTCGAGGAGGAGACGGGCCTCCCCTACGTCTCCGTCAACGACGGCGTGGCGCACGCGTGCGGGCATGACATGCACACGGCCGTCATGCTCGGCACCGCCCTGACCCTGGGGCGGATCCTCCGCGGCGCGGCGCCCACCGCGGAGCTGCGCGCCGTGGGCGAGCGGGCGCGCGGCCGGGTGCGCGTGATCTTCCAGCCGGCCGAGGAGCGCCTGCCCGGCGGATCGCTCGCGGTGATCCGCCAGGGCGTGTTGGAGGGTGTGCCGCGCGTGCTCGCGGCCCACTGCGACCCCCACTTCGACGTCGGCACGATCGGCACGCGCATCGGCGCCATCACCTCGGCCGCGGACACGATCAGGATCACCCTCACCGGCCGCGGCGGGCACACCTCCCGCCCGCACCTCACCGAGGACATGGTGTTCGCCCTCTCGCAGATCGCGGTGAACGTCCCCGCGGTGCTGTCCCGGCGCATCGACGTCCGCTCGGCCGTCTCCGTGGTCTGGGGGCAGATCGCGGCCGGCTCCGCGCCGAACGCCATCGACAACACCGGGTACCTGGCCGGCACCATGCGGTGCCTCGACGCGGGCGTCTGGGAGGAGGCCGGCGCCCTGCTGGACGAGGTCGTCACCCAGGTCGCCTCCCCCTACGGCGTCCAGGTCCAGCTCGAGCACATCCGCGGCGTGCCCCCGGTGGACAACGCGGAGGCCGAGACGGCGCTCATCGAGGACGCCGCGCGTCGGGAGCTGGGCGCCCACGCGATCGCGCTCACCCCCCAGTCCATGGGCGGCGAGGACTTCGCGTGGATGACCCAGAAGGTGCCCGGGGCGATGCTGCGCCTGGGCACGCGTACCCCCGGCGGGCCCACCTACGACCTGCACCGCGGGGACTACGCCCCCGACGAGCGGGCGATCGGCGTGGGCATGCGCGTCTTCGCCGCGGCGGCCCTCGACGTGCTCGCCGGGCCCGCCCGCTGA
- a CDS encoding mannose-1-phosphate guanylyltransferase produces MSIDPTAAQSAPSQPSASALERFHAVIPAGGVGTRLWPLSRAAAPKFLHDLTGSGQTLIRATWDRLAPLAGGIMVVTGRAHEDAVCRQLPDVGAADLVLEPEPKDSAAAIGLAAAILWLRDSDTIMGSFAADQVIGPVDVFQDAVRQAVETAATGRIVTIGITPTHAATGFGYIRTGRRLSVAGAPDAHDVAAFVEKPDQRVAERYVASGRYLWNAGMFVAPVALMLQHLEANEPELHAGLTEIARAWETPERDAVMARVWPGLKKTAIDYAVAEPAATAGDVAVIPGAFTWDDVGDFAAIARLNPVKDGSGVTVIGDTPRVYSDSATGVVVTDTSRVIALIGVEDVVVVDTGDALLVTTTEHAQDVKRTVESLKAQGADDVL; encoded by the coding sequence GTGAGCATCGACCCGACCGCGGCGCAGAGCGCGCCCAGCCAGCCCAGCGCGTCCGCCCTCGAGCGCTTCCACGCCGTGATCCCCGCCGGCGGCGTGGGCACCCGGCTGTGGCCACTCTCCCGGGCCGCCGCCCCCAAGTTCCTGCACGACCTCACCGGCTCGGGCCAGACCCTGATCCGCGCCACCTGGGACCGGCTGGCCCCGCTCGCGGGCGGCATCATGGTGGTCACCGGCCGGGCGCACGAGGACGCGGTCTGCCGGCAGCTGCCGGACGTCGGCGCCGCGGACCTCGTCCTCGAGCCGGAGCCCAAGGACTCGGCCGCCGCCATCGGGCTGGCCGCCGCGATCCTCTGGCTGCGCGACTCGGACACCATCATGGGCTCCTTCGCCGCGGACCAGGTGATCGGCCCCGTGGACGTGTTCCAGGACGCCGTGCGCCAGGCCGTGGAGACGGCCGCCACGGGGCGGATCGTCACGATCGGCATCACCCCGACCCACGCCGCCACGGGCTTCGGGTACATCCGCACCGGCCGGCGCCTCTCCGTGGCCGGCGCGCCGGACGCCCACGACGTGGCCGCGTTCGTGGAGAAGCCGGACCAGCGCGTGGCCGAGCGGTACGTGGCCTCCGGTCGGTACCTCTGGAACGCCGGCATGTTCGTGGCGCCGGTCGCGCTGATGCTCCAGCACCTCGAGGCCAACGAGCCCGAGCTCCACGCGGGCCTGACGGAGATCGCCCGCGCCTGGGAGACGCCGGAGCGCGACGCGGTCATGGCGCGGGTGTGGCCGGGCCTGAAGAAGACCGCCATCGACTACGCGGTGGCCGAGCCCGCCGCCACGGCCGGCGACGTGGCCGTCATCCCCGGCGCCTTCACCTGGGACGACGTCGGCGACTTCGCCGCCATCGCCCGCCTGAACCCCGTCAAGGACGGCTCCGGTGTCACCGTCATCGGCGACACCCCGCGGGTGTACTCCGACTCGGCGACGGGCGTGGTGGTCACCGACACCTCCCGCGTGATCGCGCTGATCGGCGTCGAGGACGTCGTCGTGGTGGACACCGGGGACGCGCTGCTGGTGACCACCACCGAGCATGCGCAGGACGTGAAGAGGACCGTGGAGTCGCTCAAGGCGCAGGGCGCCGACGACGTCCTCTGA
- the sdhC gene encoding succinate dehydrogenase, cytochrome b556 subunit codes for MSSATAQAPAKNGRGTLYRGHGGMWSWVGHRVTGVVIFFYLLVHVLDTAMVRVSPEAYDAVIRSYKTWYFALGETALVAAILFHALNGLRIILVDFWKGGTKHHKTLLWVVLAVWAVLFLGFAVRHLSIAFGGH; via the coding sequence GTGTCTAGCGCCACTGCGCAGGCCCCGGCCAAGAACGGCCGCGGAACCCTGTATCGGGGCCACGGCGGCATGTGGTCCTGGGTGGGCCACCGCGTCACCGGCGTCGTCATCTTCTTCTACCTGCTCGTCCACGTGCTGGACACCGCCATGGTGCGGGTCTCCCCGGAGGCCTACGACGCCGTGATCCGCTCGTACAAGACCTGGTACTTCGCCCTGGGCGAGACCGCGCTGGTCGCCGCGATCCTCTTCCACGCCCTGAACGGCCTGCGCATCATCCTGGTCGACTTCTGGAAGGGCGGCACCAAGCACCACAAGACCCTCCTGTGGGTCGTGCTGGCCGTCTGGGCCGTCCTGTTCCTGGGCTTCGCCGTCCGTCACCTCTCCATCGCCTTCGGAGGCCACTGA
- a CDS encoding succinate dehydrogenase hydrophobic membrane anchor subunit translates to MSTTAETPLAAPRTGRLDSKYVRGESGKGNFEMLAWLFMRVSGVFLVVLVFAHIFANLMVGDGISGLDFGFVAGKWANPLWQLWDLALLWLAMLHGANGVRTIINDYAERDGVRFWLSMILYVATAVIIVLGSLVIFTFDPCMVDASGALLEGSPAICR, encoded by the coding sequence ATGAGCACCACCGCTGAGACCCCCCTCGCGGCTCCGCGCACGGGCCGCCTCGACTCCAAGTACGTCCGCGGCGAGTCCGGCAAGGGCAACTTCGAGATGCTCGCGTGGCTCTTCATGCGCGTGTCCGGCGTGTTCCTCGTCGTCCTCGTGTTCGCGCACATCTTCGCCAACCTCATGGTCGGCGACGGCATCAGCGGCCTGGACTTCGGCTTCGTGGCCGGCAAGTGGGCCAACCCGCTGTGGCAGCTCTGGGACCTCGCCCTGCTGTGGCTGGCCATGCTGCACGGCGCCAACGGCGTCCGCACCATCATCAACGACTACGCGGAGCGCGACGGCGTCCGCTTCTGGCTCTCGATGATCCTCTACGTGGCCACCGCCGTGATCATCGTCCTCGGCTCCCTGGTGATCTTCACCTTCGACCCGTGCATGGTGGACGCCTCCGGCGCCCTCCTCGAGGGCTCCCCGGCCATCTGCCGCTGA